CCGGCACCTGCCGCAAGCGCCACCCGCGCACCGGCAAGCGGCCCCGGGGCACGGCACTGCGCCTCGACATGGCCGCCGCCGCGCCGGCCACGGTGGGATTTTTCGAAACCGGCGCCGGTCCGCTGGGCGATACGGGCGCGCAGCTCCACTACCACGCCGATCTGCGCGACCGGATCGGCGACATCGTCCTGTCGCGCCGGGATTTCCTCGGCTCCTATCACCTCTCGGTGGTGCTCGACGATGCCCACCAGGGCATCACCCACGTCATCCGCGGCCGGGACCTCTTCGATGCGACGCCCATCCACGCGCTGCTCCAGCATCTCCTCGACCTGCCCACGCCCATCTACCACCATCACCGCCTGATCCGGGACGATACCGGGCGCCGCCTGGCCAAGCGCGACGACGCCCGCGCGATCACCGCCTATCGCGACGCCGGCGCCACCCTGGCCGACATCCGGCGCATGGTGGGCCTCTGATCGCCGCGCACCCGTCCCCTACCGGGTCAAACACTCAACGCGGAACCGCCGACCCCGAAGATCACGCGGAATAATGCCGCGCCCACGTCACAAACTGCCGGGATCGGGCTTTCCCCCGCCGCCAAAACCCCTATCGTCGCGCGCGACACCCCCAGCACCGGAGCACGGGCCATGACCGACACCAAGGATCCCCTCGTCGTCTTCACCCCCTCGGGCAAGCGCGGCCGCTTCCCCGCGGGCACGCCCGTCCTCACCGCCGCGCGTCAGCTCGGCGTCGATCTCGATTCGGTCTGCGGCGGGCGCGGCATCTGCTCCAAATGCCAGGTGACGCCGGGATATGGCGAATTCTCCAAGCACGGCGTCACCGTCCACGAGGACGCGCTGTCCGAGTGGAACGCGGTCGAGGAACGCTACGATCAGAAGCGCGGGTTGAAACCCGGCCGCCGCCTCGGCTGCCAGGCCACGGTGCAGCGCGACGTGGTCATCGACGTGCCCCCCGAATCCCAGGTCCACCGACAGGTCGTGCGCAAGGCCGCCACCGCCCGCGTGATCGAGATGGACCCCGCCACCCGCCTCTATTTCGTCGAGGTGGACGAGCCCGACATGCACGAACCCACCGGCGATCTCGAGCGGCTCGCCCGCGCGCTCAAGCGCGAATGGGAGATCCCCGAGATCCGCGCCGATCTCACGCTTCTCTCCAAGCTCCAGCCGACGCTCCGCAAGGGCAAGTGGCAGGTGACGGTCGCGCTGCACAAGTCCCATCGCGACGCGGTGGCAAGCGTCATCGAGATCTGGCCGGGCCTGCACGAGGGCGGGCTCTACGGTCTCGCCATCGACCTCGGCTCGACCACCGTCGCGGCGCATCTCACCGACCTCGACACCGGCGAGGTCAAGGCCAGCTCCGGCATCATGAACCCCCAGATCCGCTTCGGCGAGGATCTCATGAGCCGGGTGAGCTACGCGATGATGAACCCCGGCGGCGATGTCGAGATGACCGCCGCCGTGCGCGAGGCGATCGACACGCTGGCACAGGAAATCGCGCGCGAGGCCGAAATCGACGCCGCGCTCATCGTCGAGGTGGTGCTGGTCTGCAACCCGGTCATGCACCACCTGCTCCTCGGGATCGACCCGGTGGAACTGGGCCAGGCGCCCTTCGCGCTCGCCACCTCCGAAAGCGTCTCGCTCATGGCGCGCGAGCTTGGACTCGAGGCGATCAACACCCGCGCCCGCGCCTATATCCTGCCCTGCATCGCGGGCCATGTGGGCGCCGACGCGGCCGCCGTCGCCCTCTCCGAGGAGCCGGGCAAGTCCGACGACCTCGCGCTCATCATCGACGTGGGCACCAACGCCGAGATCCTCCTGGGCGACAAGACCTCGGTGCTCGCCTGTTCCTCGCCCACCGGCCCCGCCTTCGAGGGTGCGCAGATAAGCAGCGGCCAGCGCGCGGCGCCCGGCGCGATCGAGGCGATCCGCATCGACCCCGAGACCAAGGAACCGCGCTTCCGCGTGATCGGCTGCGATCTCTGGTCCGACGAGGAGGGCTTCGCCGAAGCCACCGCCTCGACCGGCATCACCGGCATCTGCGGCTCGGGCATCATCGAAGCCGTGGCCGAACTGCGCATGGCGGGCCTCATGGACGAATCCGGCCTCATCGGTTCGGCGGCCCAGACCGGCACCTCCCGCTGCGTGGCCGAGGGCCGCACCCACAGCTATCTCGTCTTCGACGCCTCCGACACGGGCGGGCCGCGCATCACCGTGACCCAGGGCGACATCCGCGCTATCCAGCTCGCGAAATCCGCGCTCTATGCCGGCGCGCGCCTTCTGATGGACGAGCGCGGCGTGGACCGCGTGGACCGCGTGGTGCTGGCCGGGGCCTTCGGCGCGCATATCTCGCCCCTGCATGCCATGGTGCTGGGCATGATCCCCGACGCGCCCCTCGACAAGGTGACGAGCGCCGGCAACGCCGCGGGCACCGGCGCACGCATCGCGCTCTGCAACATCGCCGCCCGCGCCGAGATCGAGCGCACCGTGCGCCAGATCCACAAGGTCGAGACCGCGATCGAGCCCAAGTTCCAGGAGCATTTCGTCGCCGCCAACGCGATCCCGCACAAGACCGCCCCCTTCCCCGAACTGGCCAAGATCGCACCCCTGCCGAACCCGTCCTTCAACACCAAGGGCGAGGACCCCGCAGGCGGCGGCCGCCGACGCCGGCGACGGGGGTGAGCCCCACTCCACTCCCCCCGACCCGGGACTCCGCGCCCTTTACACAAACCCGCCCCGGCCCCCGAGCCGGGGCCTCGCCCCCTCCACGCCAACCCGCCCCGGCCCCCGACCCGGGACTCCGCGCCATCCACCCAACACCGCCCCGGCCCCCGAGCCGGGGCCTCCCGTCCTCCACACAAACCCGCCCCGGCCCTCCTCGCGACACAAGTTAACACCCGCACCACCGCACGCCCCGTTAACACCTGCGCCGACTCACCCTCCACCGACGCGATACCGACGTGGATACCGACATGATACCGACCCGGACTTCGCCCCGTTAACCAGTCGCTTGCGCGCCACGGCTCACGCACACCGCGGCCCGGGCTCCGCGCCCGACCGTGCGCGCCGTTAACGAAGGCGCCGGTTTCACGTCGCTTGACTGTCCCCGCCGCGCCTCTTAAATCGAGCCTCGGACGCGGGTATGGTGAAAAGGTATCACGCGAGCTTCCCAAGCTTAAGTTACGGGTTCGATTCCCGTTACCCGCTCCAAACACCGCCCCCGCATCACCCTTGACCACGCCATTCCCCTCCGGGTGACGACGCCACCTTGAACCCCCCCGCCATGGTGCTTCAACAGGCCATGCCGCGTCTCATCGCAACCCTTGCCCTCCTGCTCGCCGGCTGGCTCGTCGCCGCCCCTCTGGCGGTCCGGGCCGGACTGCCGCTTCCCTACCTGCTCGGCCCTCTCGTCATGTCGGCCACCCTCGGCATCCTGCGCCCGGGTCTCCTGCCCGCGGGCTATACCTTCCCGCAACGGCTCCGGCTCGTCTTCATCGGGCTCATCGGCATGATGATCGGCGGGCAGATCACCCCCGCGCTCTTCTCGGACCCGGCCCGCCTCGGGCTCAGCGTCGCGGCCCTCGCGGGGTTCGTGGGCACCGCCCAGGGGCTCAACTACCTGATCTTCCGGCGTCTTGGCGGCTATGACCGCGCCACGGCCCTCTGCGCGGGCGCGCCGGGAGGGCTCTACGAATCGATCGCGCTCGGCGAGGAGCACGGCGCCGACCTCTCGCGCCTGATGCTCCAGCAATTCCTGCGCGTCATCTTCGTGGTCACCGCCCTGCCCGTGGGCCTCTCGCTCTGGCTCGGCGCCCCGGTCGGAAGCTCGGCCGGCATGAGCTTCGCCCGCGCCGACACCGACTGGCAGGCGGTGCCGCTCGTCCTTGCCACGCTCGGGGTGGGCATCGCGGCGGGCATCCTGCTGCGCCTGCCCGCGCGGCAACTGACCGGGCCGCTCCTGGCCGCGGGCGCCGTCACCCTTTCGGGTCTCGCCACGATCGGCCTGCCGCAATGGCTCATCAACGACGCGCAGATCGTCGTCGGCGTCGCGCTCGGGCTGCGCTTCAAGGGGCTCGACCGGCGGCTCCTGCTGCGCGGCGTCTGGCTCTCGGCGCTCTCGGTCGCGGGGATGCTGGCGCTCGCCGCGCTCTTCGCGGGGCTGCTCCTGCTGGTCTGGCCCGAGCCGTTCGACGTGCTCCTCATCAGCTTCGCCCCCGGCGGCCTGACCGAGATGGCCCTCGTCGCGCTCTCGCTTCAGGCCAACCCGGCCTTCGTCACGCTGCACCACATCATCCGCATTCTGCTCACGGTGATGGGCCTCGGTTTCGCGTCCCGCCGACTCACCCGGCCCCTTTGACAGGCGCCGCCCGGCGCGGTATCTGAACAGACGTTCAATTCTCATGCCGAGGTGCGCCATGCAGATCACCAGGACCGCCGCCATCGTGACCGGGGCCGCCTCCGGGCTGGGCGAAGCCACCGCCCGCCACCTGCGCGCAGAAGGCGCCGACGTGACGCTTCTCGACCGCGATGCCGAGCGTGGCCGCGCCGTGGCCCGCGAGATCGGCGCGCAGTTCGTCGAAACCGACGTGACCGACGAAGCCTCCGTGGCGGCCGCCATCGCGCAGGCCGGCGACGCGATGGGGCGGATCACGGCGGCGATCAACTGCGCGGGGATCGCTACGGGGGCCAAGACGCTGGGCCGCGACGGGCCGCACCCGCTCGACGCGTTCCGGCGCACCATCGACATCAATCTCGTGGGCAGTTTCAACGTCGCCCGCCTCGCCGCCGCGGCAATGGCGGGCAACGATCCCGATGCCAATGGCCAGCGCGGCGTGATCGTCAACACCGCCTCCATCGCCGCCTTCGACGGACAGAAGGGGCAGACGGCCTATGCCGCGTCCAAGGGCGGGATCGTGGGCCTCACGCTGCCCATGGCGCGCGATCTCACGCGCGAGGGCATCCGTGTCATGGCCATCGCGCCGGGCATCTTCGCGACCCCCATGCTCAAGGGATTGCCACAGGAGGTCCAGGACGAGCTCGCCGCCGACGTGCCCTTCCCCCGCCGCCTGGGCGATCCGGCGGAATTCGCGGCCCTCGCCCGGTTCATCATCGAATGCGACTATCTCAACGGCGAGGTTATCCGCCTCGATGGCGCGCTCAGGATGCAGTGACGTTTCGTTAACCTTCGCACCGACGTGATACCGACGTGGATACCGACATGGATACCGACGTCAGGATTCGGCCTTCTCGGCCAGCCGCAGCCACTCATCCTCGGCCGCGTTCAGCGCCTCCTGGCGCTGGCTCAGCGCCTCGGTTGCGCGGCGGAACTTGACCGGCTCGCGGGTGAACAGCTCAGGGTCGGCCAGAAGCTCCTCGAGCTTGCCGATCTCCGCCTCGAGCCGGGCGATCACGTCGGGCAATTCCTCGAGCCTGTGACGCTCGGTGAAGCTCAGGCCCTTCGGCGCCCGCCCCGCTCTGTCCTGCTTCGGCTTTGCCTCGCTCTGCCTTGATTTGGCTTGCTTTTCCTCGCGCGCCTCGGCGCGTTTCTGCGACTGGTAGTCGCTCCAGCCGCCGGCATAGACGGTCGCACGGCCATCGCCCTCCATCGCCACCGTCGTCGCCGCCACCCGGTCGAGGAAATCGCGGTCGTGGCTCACCAGCAGGACGGTGCCGTCGTAGTCGTCCAGAAGCTCCTGAAGCAGGTCCAGCGTCTCGATGTCGAGGTCGTTCGTCGGCTCGTCGAGGACAAGCACGTTGCTCTCCCGCGCCATCAGCTTGGCCAGCAGAAGCCGCGCCTTCTCACCCCCCGAGAGCGAGCGCACGGGCGCCCGCGCCTGCCGCTCGTCGAAGAGGAAATCCTTGAGATATCCGACCACATGGCGGGGCTGACCGCGCACCATGACCTGATCTGCATTGCCCGCGACGCGCATGTCGGGTTCGCCCGTCAGGCTCTCCCAAAGCGTCATGTCGGGATCGAGCTGCGCGCGCGCCTGGTCGAAGACCGCCACCTCGAGGTTGGTGCCGTGTTCGACCGTGCCCGCATCCGGGGCGACCTCGCCCAGCAGGATCTTCAGCAGCGTGGTCTTGCCCACGCCGTTCGGGCCCACGAACGCCACCCGGTCGCCGCGCTGCACGCGCAGGTCGAAATTCGTTAGGATTTTCCTGTCACCGTAGGATTTCGCGATTCCCCGCGCCTCGATCACCCGTTTGCCCGATTTCGGCCCCGAGGACAGCTCCATCGCCGCGGCGCCCTGCCGCCTGATCTGCGCCGCACGTTCGGCCCGCAGGTCCTGCAACGCGCGCACGCGGCCCTGGTTGCGCTTGCGCCGCGCGCTGATGCCTTCCACGGCCCAGCGGGCCTCGGCCTTGATCTTGCGGTCAAGCTTGTGGCGCGCGCTATCCTCTTCCTCCCAGACCTTGTCGCGCCAGGCCTCGAAATGCTCGAATCCCTTCTCCTGCCGGCGCGTCATTCCCCTGTCTATCCAGAGCGTTGCGCGGGTAAGTTCACGCAGGAAGGCGCGGTCGTGGCTGATCAGCACGAAGCCCGCCCGCGTCGCCTTCAGCTCCTGCTCCAGCCAGCCGATCGCCTCGATGTCGAGGTGGTTCGTCGGCTCGTCGAGCAGCATGAGATCGGGCGCTTCGGCCATGATCCGCGCCAGCGCCGCGCGCCGCCGCTCGCCGCCCGAGGCGGTCGCGACCGGGCGCTCGGGGTCGAATTTCAGCCCCTCGCCCGCGCGCTCCACCCGGTAGAGTTCGCCCGGCTCGAGCGCGGCCGACGCGAAGGCCCCGAGCGTGTCGAAGCCGCTCATGTCGGGCTCTTGCTCCATGTAGCCCACGCGGATGCCCGTCGGCACCACCCGTTCCCCCTTGTCCGGTTCAACAAGACCGGCCATCACCTTGAGAAGCGTGGATTTTCCCGACCCGTTCCGCCCGACCAGCGCGACCCGGTCGCCGGGCTGGATCACGAGCGAGAGGTCGTCGAATACCGGCTCTCCGCCGAAGGTGAGCGAGATGTCGGAAAGCTGGAGAAGCGGTGCCTGGGCCATGCGCGCCGCCTATCCTTCCGCCGCGATCCCGTCAAGCGGCGCTACTGCGCCACGGCCCTCAGAAGCCGCTGCCGCGCGGGCGGGATCGCCGCGATCTCGACGCCGGTAAACACGTGCATCGTGTTCATGCCGGAATCTATGACGGCATGATCGCTCACCCATCCGCCCATGGTCAGGTAGGTCTTGAGCAGGGATGGCATCCGGCGCATCGCCTCGCGGGGATCGAAACGCCGGTCGGCGAACATCTCGGCGAAGGGCACGACCCGCGCCGACCGCACACCGGGCCGCCAGCGCGCCGGCGCAAGATGGCGCTGCGCCAGGAGCGCGAAACTCTCCGCGAAAACCTCCGGCTCGGTCCCCGCGAACGACGAGCAGCCGAAGAGCATCTCGATCCCGCGCCTATCCACCAGCCGGGTCATCGCCCCCCAGGCCACGCGCAGGATGTCCGGGTCGCGCCGCCCCGGCGCGATGCAGAAGCGCCCCATCTCGATCAGCGGGCCGGGAAATTCCACCAGGGATTCAAGATGATAGAACTGCGCCGAATAGCTCTGGCCGATCAGGCCGCCATGCGGCAGTTCGAGAAAGCGGTAGCACCCGGCAAGCGCACCGCCCGCGACCTCCTCGACCAGCATGTGCCGGCAAACCTCGTCGAGGTGATCCGCGTCGCGCTCGGCACCCAGTCCGAACACCCGCGCCCTGAGCGCCTGCGCACGGGCGAGATCGTCGGGCCCCGCCGCGACCCTCGCCCTGTATCGCCCCTTGGAAAACATGGGCCATGCCCCCGAACCGACAGCACCGCCATTCTTAGGCAAGCACCGCCGGCCAGACAAGCGCGACGCTAGAAGAACTCGCCGGGATTGAGCCGGCCGATATTGCCGAAGACCTGCCGGAGGAAGCCGTTGCCCTCGACCGAATTGTCGGTCACGCGCCGCGTGAGACGCACCGGGCGGCCATCGTCGAGGCCGAAGGTCTCGATGTTGCGCACCGTGTCGTTCTGGTCGAAGCTGATCGCGAGGACCGTGCGGTCGACCACCTCTGGCCGGAACGCCCCGAAATGGCGCACCCTGCTGCGAACGTAGTAGTAGTTCCCGTCTGGCAGCACGCCCGACGTGGTGGGAGGCCCGATCGTGTCATCCACGGTGGCGCGGGTATCCACGCCCACCACGATGTTCTGAAGGTCTTCCGGCGGCGGCATGTAGCCATGGTTCTGGTAGCGCGAAGTGCAGGCCGCCATGGCCAACATCGCCAGGATCGCAATCCCGGTTTTCCAACGATTGACCTGTCTCACGTCACCTGCCCCTTGATCTTGGCCGTATTCGCCTTTTATCCCGCATACATCATCGTGGTCCAGAGGATCAAACAAGAAAGCGGCACGCCATGGCAGAGTCTCCCATCACCACCGCGCGCCTCGGCGTGGCGAAACTGTCTCAGCGCGCGCCGAACGCGTTTCGCCTCGTGCCCGATGCCGAAGGGCTCGCGGCCCTTGCCGCCGGGCTCGACCTCCTCGACTGCCGCAAGGTCGTTTTCGAGGGCACCGTGACGTCCGAGGGCCGGCGCGACTGGCGGCTTGACGGGCATCTCGGCGCGACGGTGGTGCAGGCCTGCGTCGCCACGCTCGAGCCGGTGACGACGCGAATCGAGACCGAGGTGATGCGTCGCTTCCTCGCCGATGGCGTCCCCGTCCCCGAGGCCGAGGAGGCGCCGATGCCCGAGGAAGTAGAGGCCGAGCCGCTTTCCGATACGATCGCGCTCGACGCGATCCTGACCGAGGCCCTGTCGCTCGCGCTGCCCACCTATCCCCGCGCCGACACCTCCCGGCCGGTCGACCTCTCTGCCGCGCCCGAGGGCGCGCAGCCGCTCACCGACGAGGACGTGAAGCCCTTCGCTGGGCTCGCCGCGCTGCGCGACAAGCTCGGCAAGGACGACTGAACCGGCTTCGCTGCAAAGCAGAAAAACCGCTTGCCCCGGCGACATTTCGCTCCTATTTTCGCGCTTCCACCGCATTCCGGGGTTTTCGCGCGGCCTGCAAACGGGTATGAGCCGCCGAACCAGCACGAAACCGGGCCGGACCGGCCCACAGAGATTGAGGTTGTGACATGGCTGTCCAACAGAACAAAGTATCGAAATCGCGCCGCAACATGCGCCGTGCCCACGATTCGCTCGAAGCGGCAAACCCCAACGAGTGCTCGAACTGCGGCGAACTCAAGCGGCCGCATCACGTCTGCGCCGCGTGCGGTCACTACGGCGACCGCGAAGTCGTCACCATGTCGGACGAAATCGACCTGGAAGACGACGCAGCCTGAGCCGGCGCAAAGGACCATCGCCCGCATGACCGCGCATGAGGATCGATCCAGAGCGGCGGGATCCGGGCGCACCGTGATTTCCGTCGACGCCATGGGAGGCGACCGCGGACCGTCCGCCGTCGTTGCCGCCGTTGCCCTCGCCGCGAAGAAGAATCGCGAGATCGGCTTCATCGTGCACGGACGCAAATCCGAGCTCGAGCCGCTTTTCGCGCGCAAGCGTCATCTCGAAGGCCGCCTCGAGATCCGCGATGCCGCCGACGTGGTGTCGATGGAGGACAAGCCCAGCCAGGTGATGCGCCACGGCAAATCGACCTCGATGTGGTCCGCGCTCGAATCGGTGCGCGCCGGCGAGGCGATGGCCTGCGTTTCCTGCGGCAATACCGGCGCGCTCATGGCGCTTTCGGTGCTGCGCCTGCGCCGCCTTGCCGGCATCTATCGTCCCGCCATCGCCGTGCTCTGGCCCTCGCGCAACCCGCAGGGGTTCAACGTGCTTCTGGACGGCGGCGCCGATGTGCGCGCGGATGCCAAGGACCTCATGCAATACGCGCTGATGGGCGTCTCCTATGCCCGCAACGGCCTCGGGGTCGAGAAACCGCGCGTCGGGCTGCTCAATGTCGGCACCGAAGAGCACAAGGGCCGCGCCGAACTGCGCGAGGCGCATGATCTCATCGACGCGAATGCCGGAACCGCGGGGTTCGATTTCGCGGGCTTCGTCGAGGGGCGCGACCTGCCCGGCGACATCTGCGACGTGATCGTGACCGACGGCTTTACCGGCAACGTGGCACTCAAGACCGGCGAAGGCACCGCCGAACTCATTTCCGAGCTTCTGCGCGAAGCTTTCAAATATACGCCCCTTTCGCGTCTCGCCTCACTTCTGGCCTACACGTCGATGCAGCGCCTCAAGAAGCGGATCGACCCGCGCCGCGTGAACGGCGGCGTGTTCCTCGGGCTGAACGGCACCGTGGTCAAGTCGCATGGCTCGGCC
This window of the Roseovarius sp. SCSIO 43702 genome carries:
- a CDS encoding GNAT family N-acetyltransferase, producing MFSKGRYRARVAAGPDDLARAQALRARVFGLGAERDADHLDEVCRHMLVEEVAGGALAGCYRFLELPHGGLIGQSYSAQFYHLESLVEFPGPLIEMGRFCIAPGRRDPDILRVAWGAMTRLVDRRGIEMLFGCSSFAGTEPEVFAESFALLAQRHLAPARWRPGVRSARVVPFAEMFADRRFDPREAMRRMPSLLKTYLTMGGWVSDHAVIDSGMNTMHVFTGVEIAAIPPARQRLLRAVAQ
- a CDS encoding ASKHA domain-containing protein encodes the protein MTDTKDPLVVFTPSGKRGRFPAGTPVLTAARQLGVDLDSVCGGRGICSKCQVTPGYGEFSKHGVTVHEDALSEWNAVEERYDQKRGLKPGRRLGCQATVQRDVVIDVPPESQVHRQVVRKAATARVIEMDPATRLYFVEVDEPDMHEPTGDLERLARALKREWEIPEIRADLTLLSKLQPTLRKGKWQVTVALHKSHRDAVASVIEIWPGLHEGGLYGLAIDLGSTTVAAHLTDLDTGEVKASSGIMNPQIRFGEDLMSRVSYAMMNPGGDVEMTAAVREAIDTLAQEIAREAEIDAALIVEVVLVCNPVMHHLLLGIDPVELGQAPFALATSESVSLMARELGLEAINTRARAYILPCIAGHVGADAAAVALSEEPGKSDDLALIIDVGTNAEILLGDKTSVLACSSPTGPAFEGAQISSGQRAAPGAIEAIRIDPETKEPRFRVIGCDLWSDEEGFAEATASTGITGICGSGIIEAVAELRMAGLMDESGLIGSAAQTGTSRCVAEGRTHSYLVFDASDTGGPRITVTQGDIRAIQLAKSALYAGARLLMDERGVDRVDRVVLAGAFGAHISPLHAMVLGMIPDAPLDKVTSAGNAAGTGARIALCNIAARAEIERTVRQIHKVETAIEPKFQEHFVAANAIPHKTAPFPELAKIAPLPNPSFNTKGEDPAGGGRRRRRRG
- the rpmF gene encoding 50S ribosomal protein L32, which gives rise to MAVQQNKVSKSRRNMRRAHDSLEAANPNECSNCGELKRPHHVCAACGHYGDREVVTMSDEIDLEDDAA
- a CDS encoding DUF177 domain-containing protein; this translates as MAESPITTARLGVAKLSQRAPNAFRLVPDAEGLAALAAGLDLLDCRKVVFEGTVTSEGRRDWRLDGHLGATVVQACVATLEPVTTRIETEVMRRFLADGVPVPEAEEAPMPEEVEAEPLSDTIALDAILTEALSLALPTYPRADTSRPVDLSAAPEGAQPLTDEDVKPFAGLAALRDKLGKDD
- a CDS encoding SDR family NAD(P)-dependent oxidoreductase encodes the protein MQITRTAAIVTGAASGLGEATARHLRAEGADVTLLDRDAERGRAVAREIGAQFVETDVTDEASVAAAIAQAGDAMGRITAAINCAGIATGAKTLGRDGPHPLDAFRRTIDINLVGSFNVARLAAAAMAGNDPDANGQRGVIVNTASIAAFDGQKGQTAYAASKGGIVGLTLPMARDLTREGIRVMAIAPGIFATPMLKGLPQEVQDELAADVPFPRRLGDPAEFAALARFIIECDYLNGEVIRLDGALRMQ
- a CDS encoding outer membrane protein assembly factor BamE, encoding MLAMAACTSRYQNHGYMPPPEDLQNIVVGVDTRATVDDTIGPPTTSGVLPDGNYYYVRSRVRHFGAFRPEVVDRTVLAISFDQNDTVRNIETFGLDDGRPVRLTRRVTDNSVEGNGFLRQVFGNIGRLNPGEFF
- a CDS encoding AbrB family transcriptional regulator, whose translation is MNPPAMVLQQAMPRLIATLALLLAGWLVAAPLAVRAGLPLPYLLGPLVMSATLGILRPGLLPAGYTFPQRLRLVFIGLIGMMIGGQITPALFSDPARLGLSVAALAGFVGTAQGLNYLIFRRLGGYDRATALCAGAPGGLYESIALGEEHGADLSRLMLQQFLRVIFVVTALPVGLSLWLGAPVGSSAGMSFARADTDWQAVPLVLATLGVGIAAGILLRLPARQLTGPLLAAGAVTLSGLATIGLPQWLINDAQIVVGVALGLRFKGLDRRLLLRGVWLSALSVAGMLALAALFAGLLLLVWPEPFDVLLISFAPGGLTEMALVALSLQANPAFVTLHHIIRILLTVMGLGFASRRLTRPL
- a CDS encoding ABC-F family ATP-binding cassette domain-containing protein, which gives rise to MAQAPLLQLSDISLTFGGEPVFDDLSLVIQPGDRVALVGRNGSGKSTLLKVMAGLVEPDKGERVVPTGIRVGYMEQEPDMSGFDTLGAFASAALEPGELYRVERAGEGLKFDPERPVATASGGERRRAALARIMAEAPDLMLLDEPTNHLDIEAIGWLEQELKATRAGFVLISHDRAFLRELTRATLWIDRGMTRRQEKGFEHFEAWRDKVWEEEDSARHKLDRKIKAEARWAVEGISARRKRNQGRVRALQDLRAERAAQIRRQGAAAMELSSGPKSGKRVIEARGIAKSYGDRKILTNFDLRVQRGDRVAFVGPNGVGKTTLLKILLGEVAPDAGTVEHGTNLEVAVFDQARAQLDPDMTLWESLTGEPDMRVAGNADQVMVRGQPRHVVGYLKDFLFDERQARAPVRSLSGGEKARLLLAKLMARESNVLVLDEPTNDLDIETLDLLQELLDDYDGTVLLVSHDRDFLDRVAATTVAMEGDGRATVYAGGWSDYQSQKRAEAREEKQAKSRQSEAKPKQDRAGRAPKGLSFTERHRLEELPDVIARLEAEIGKLEELLADPELFTREPVKFRRATEALSQRQEALNAAEDEWLRLAEKAES
- the plsX gene encoding phosphate acyltransferase PlsX, which translates into the protein MTAHEDRSRAAGSGRTVISVDAMGGDRGPSAVVAAVALAAKKNREIGFIVHGRKSELEPLFARKRHLEGRLEIRDAADVVSMEDKPSQVMRHGKSTSMWSALESVRAGEAMACVSCGNTGALMALSVLRLRRLAGIYRPAIAVLWPSRNPQGFNVLLDGGADVRADAKDLMQYALMGVSYARNGLGVEKPRVGLLNVGTEEHKGRAELREAHDLIDANAGTAGFDFAGFVEGRDLPGDICDVIVTDGFTGNVALKTGEGTAELISELLREAFKYTPLSRLASLLAYTSMQRLKKRIDPRRVNGGVFLGLNGTVVKSHGSADATGISAAIKLAFQLAESGFTERLAARVAAASLLADESADDDDTPATGREAS
- the gluQRS gene encoding tRNA glutamyl-Q(34) synthetase GluQRS, with translation MTFATRFAPSPTGPLHLGHAYSALLAHDMARAAGGRFLLRIEDIDTARSRPEWEAQLLDDLAWLGLAWDAPPLRQSDRLSAYEAALDALWDRGLIYPCTCTRADIAAAASAPQEGAPLHGPDGLIYPGTCRKRHPRTGKRPRGTALRLDMAAAAPATVGFFETGAGPLGDTGAQLHYHADLRDRIGDIVLSRRDFLGSYHLSVVLDDAHQGITHVIRGRDLFDATPIHALLQHLLDLPTPIYHHHRLIRDDTGRRLAKRDDARAITAYRDAGATLADIRRMVGL